Proteins encoded together in one Methanobrevibacter sp. V74 window:
- the dapB gene encoding 4-hydroxy-tetrahydrodipicolinate reductase: MIKVAVTGASGRMGSGIIKKITEQDDMEVVAAIEMPNTPLAGKDAGLQAGIGEIGVEIVGSEKLEETLKATDSDVLVDFTIAPAAVETIKIATSCGVGIVVGTTGFSEEQMQSNINNVKKNNVPAVISSNMSIGVNVFFNTLKKLAPLLYDFDIEIIEAHHNQKKDAPSGTAMTAFEVIAEELGRDTEEVGVYGRHGLVGKRTPEEIGVHAIRGGDIVGDHTVMFVGDGERIELKHQAHSREVFIAGVIKAIRYIPNAETGVVSSMNDVIGLD; this comes from the coding sequence ATGATTAAAGTAGCCGTAACTGGAGCATCAGGAAGAATGGGCTCTGGAATTATTAAAAAAATCACAGAACAGGATGATATGGAAGTAGTTGCAGCTATTGAAATGCCTAACACTCCTCTTGCAGGAAAAGATGCTGGTCTTCAAGCTGGAATTGGGGAAATTGGTGTTGAAATTGTCGGTTCTGAAAAATTAGAAGAAACTTTAAAAGCAACAGACTCTGATGTATTGGTTGATTTCACTATTGCTCCTGCAGCAGTTGAAACTATTAAAATCGCAACTTCTTGTGGTGTTGGAATTGTTGTAGGCACTACTGGATTTAGTGAAGAGCAAATGCAATCAAACATTAATAATGTTAAAAAAAACAATGTTCCGGCAGTTATTTCTTCAAACATGTCTATTGGAGTCAATGTATTCTTCAATACTTTAAAGAAATTAGCTCCATTGTTATATGATTTCGATATTGAAATTATTGAAGCTCACCACAACCAGAAAAAGGACGCTCCATCCGGAACAGCTATGACTGCATTCGAAGTTATTGCTGAAGAATTAGGCAGGGACACTGAAGAAGTTGGAGTTTATGGAAGGCATGGTTTAGTTGGAAAAAGAACTCCTGAAGAAATTGGAGTTCATGCTATCCGTGGCGGAGATATTGTTGGTGATCATACTGTGATGTTTGTCGGTGATGGGGAGAGAATTGAACTCAAACATCAAGCACATTCAAGAGAAGTATTTATTGCTGGGGTAATTAAAGCTATTAGATACATTCCAAATGCTGAAACTGGTGTTGTTAGTAGCATGAATGATGTTATAGGATTAGACTAG